A region from the Triplophysa rosa linkage group LG4, Trosa_1v2, whole genome shotgun sequence genome encodes:
- the LOC130553413 gene encoding axin-1-like, whose amino-acid sequence MSLAVCGCHGDVAGPRPPVPGEEDREVLQVKDDGQFFSKTSSHWSEGWTAMPRRDLGFELEGSASWDGPYEPWAETLLTLLGDQDGTMLFQQFLQGLGCSELLDFWFACSGFQKFPAGDTERRLKLAKAIYRCYLSERSRSAVSRQVATVTRCGVMDAIRRSQLDSALFAQAHAEVQTVLEHNLFPLFLRSDAYIKHTQSDNQTLTKLTSSTDQQNTVLPRQPDSPSLGSKTEILPSYNTANQKSSRRSRQHIRTTRDREKTHKHLPHTPVKMRTHTFISELMRRLQELHAAEEDADVTDRTSLCHSQWTRDSSAHSLCYYDTEHDINTCEGHTHSTDTQHSGRCAGLTVVYYLCGEVIPYRTCVQGNTVTLAQFKSLIMTHRDSYSRFFFKSASSEFDCGVVYEEIREDETVLPTYDHKIIAKLERMNQ is encoded by the exons ATGAGTTTAGCTGTTTGTGGTTGTCATGGTGACGTGGCCGGTCCTCGACCTCCAGTGCCAGGTGAGGAGGACCGTGAGGTGCTCCAGGTCAAAGATGATGGGCAGTTCTTCAGTAAGACGTCGTCTCATTGGTCAGAGGGTTGGACAGCCATGCCCCGCAGAGATTTAGGGTTTGAGCTGGAGGGCAGTGCATCATGGGATGGCCCGTATGAACCCTGGGCTGAGACTCTCCTCACGTTGTTGGGCGATCAGGACGGTACGATGCTCTTCCAGCAGTTTCTGCAAGGTCTGGGCTGCTCTGAGCTGCTGGATTTCTGGTTCGCCTGCAGTGGCTTTCAGAAGTTTCCCGCCGGCGACACTGAGCGACGACTCAAACTGGCCAAAGCCATATACCGCTGTTACCTGTCTGAGCGCAGCCGCAGTGCCGTGTCACGTCAGGTCGCCACGGTGACGAGGTGTGGCGTGATGGACGCCATACGGCGCTCGCAGCTGGACTCCGCCCTGTTTGCACAGGCGCATGCTGAGGTGCAGACGGTGCTGGAGCACAACCTGTTCCCGCTCTTTCTCAGATCGGATGCgtatataaaacacacacagagcgaCAATCAGACGCTCACAAAACTCACATCATCAACAGACCAACAAAACACAGTGTTACCACGACAACCGGACTCTCCTTCTCTGGGTTCTAAAACTGAGATCCTCCCTTCCTAcaacacagccaatcagaagagCAG TCGAAGGAGTCGTCAACACATCAGAACAACACGAGACAGAGAgaagacacacaaacacctgcCGCACACACCT gtgAAGATGAGGACACACACTTTCATATCTGAACTGATGAGACGTTTACAGGAGCTGCATGCTGCG GAAGAGGATGCTGATGTCACTGACAGAACCTCATTATGTCATTCTCAATGGACGAGGGATAGCTCCGCCCACTCTCTCTGTTACTATGATACAGAACATGACATCAACACATGTGAAGGACACACACACTCCACGGACACACAGCATTCTGG CAGGTGTGCAGGTTTGACAGTTGTGTATTATTTGTGTGGTGAGGTGATACCGTACAGGACGTGTGTTCAGGGGAACACCGTGACTCTCGCTCAGTTTAAATCCCTCATCATGACCCACAGAGACTCGTACAG CAGGTTTTTCTTCAAGAGCGCGAGCAGCGAGTTTGACTGCGGTGTGGTTTATGAGGAGATACGAGAAGATGAGACTGTCCTACCCACATATGACCACAAAATCATCGCTAAACTGGAGAGAATGAACCAATGA
- the thumpd1 gene encoding THUMP domain-containing protein 1 produces MMSETRKRSRKHYGGHAPKKLRRTRELEVGAEGVLITCNMNERKCTREAFNLLNEYADALYGPEQSGEAQDSRSEEDDEDAEAALKKEVSQIQTSMKSRQQRFTALESGASNVVFIRSHGVDPEKLVHHILSDLHQTKKKKTRVVLRMLPVSGTCRAFPEDMEKYLSVFLERWFKAPLRATYQICFKARNSSHNKRDDVIQDVAALVAKMNPENKVDLTNPELSIIIEIIKAVCCVSVVRDYTLFRKYNLQEVSKDPANQIPDKQEAANQTQEHGNGTPTDGKAAGGDGQEEAEPECMRSCVT; encoded by the exons ATGATGTCTGAAACGCGCAAGAGAAGTAGGAAGCACTACGGCGGGCACGCGCCGAAGAAACTGAGGCGCACTCGCGAGCTGGAGGTGGGCGCTGAAGGCGTGCTCATCACCTGTAACATGAACGAGCGCAAGTGCACGAGGGAAGCCTTCAATCTGCTGAACGAGTACGCGGACGCGCTCTACGGCCCCGAGCAG tcagGTGAGGCGCAGGACAGTCGCAGTGAAGAGGATGATGAAGACGCGGAAGCGGCTCTGAAGAAGGAGGTGTCTCAAATCCAGACGTCCATGAAGAGCAGACAGCAGAGATTCACAGCGCTGGAGAGCGGAGCGAGTAATGTTGTGTTCATACGATCTCACGGAGTCG ATCCAGAGAAGCTGGTTCATCACATTCTCTCAGACCTCCATCAGACCAAGAAGAAGAAGACTCGCGTGGTCCTGCGCATGCTGCCGGTGAGCGGCACGTGTCGGGCCTTTCCAGAGGACATGGAGAAATATCTGAGCGTGTTTCTGGAGCGCTGGTTCAAAGCGCCGCTGCGAGCCACGTACCAGATCTGCTTCAAAGCCCGAAACAGCAGTCACAACAAGAGAGATGATGTCATCCAAGACGTCGCAG CTCTGGTGGCTAAAATGAATCCGGAGAATAAAGTGGATCTGACCAATCCTGAGCTGAGTATCATCATCGAGATCATCAAGGCCGTGTGCTGCGTCAGCGTCGTCAGGGACTACACGCTCTTCCGCAAATATAACCTACAGGAAGTCAGCAAAGACCCGGCCAATCAGATCCCAGACAAACAGGAAGCAGCCAATCAAACGCAAGAGCACGGCAACGGCACCCCCACTGATGGAAAGGCTGCTGGTGGTGACGGACAGGAGGAGGCGGAGCCTGAGTGCATGCGTTCATGTGTGACATAG
- the LOC130552780 gene encoding LOW QUALITY PROTEIN: general transcription factor 3C polypeptide 1 (The sequence of the model RefSeq protein was modified relative to this genomic sequence to represent the inferred CDS: substituted 2 bases at 2 genomic stop codons), with the protein MTMDPLEALLDEVALEGLDGISLQTLWMRLQTRQPEFGLNLDSATQNFIWSCLSRTPEIRFWLLPEPRKHVTVYDRFVEVDRNTGIHEMREPEAEDPYPISVVTDDPSGVQGSCVFYRERVDVTDEVRTSDLRTLVTLEQAQNQWAEKLVMVASQEVRSRALIGTEGNSELKLSDPTYCILERLARARWQGELQREMHTRIFRMDAGKMHYLRRTLDRNHLITIQSHVARLPSGAQQHSLLLLLPRFHVDRRSKYDILMESVSNILSEVPNKMMIMVKLRQQLRVSERTFKRVYQYMLAAKMVSLLRIPLKELDPAGGPFKTIRGTEVYVRCLKLLKAYGQKDVEEDEDDENNEEDGDGPVRRNVLAVPRVIERDMLSQAYDIVVSSGSKGISQSVLRGQLNIGRLEGRMVCRSLERNDMIKGFMEDVGRQRTTKYISKHFVEESKLNLQFTKELQRSQDLRGSDPPAPGASGGHKPQTTTQLKQSKLSFQKRDTPIKKKSLRSPQARTGKSSQKSETERHGDDVPTDHTPIPTVSQSRSAEDTPLVVEEVLAVSEVKKVEVHETYRLLKRKNMIIEAVRCSKIIEGFYSLQRLLTEEERKDGVNTKVCKKSVMRLIRALSREGLLKLYRTIVIQDGIHKKVEFVVHPSVTPDDPLVKSAIDQIRMRMSSSVSAARVVSQAEKKKSSPQARKENKTAASSRPSNAPKKVNEKMGVKTLKSFKPVTVPGHGRTMGFQPKMPRLRIVHAFLWYMIYGHPLRRSSPTDPPADNRSDPTKPAHDTQPSPSDAPPDNQNSPTDPEAGPQSSLTNAPPTDEQMEVESDKHQFKVYVNENNWKRFIPPIPLHKDFGYGWALVSDLLISLPLSIFMQIFQINYKVEGLEQXCCDLEQHISSTFLTCETXKQLLHKRKYIFSFHESLQRLCFMGLLQFGPIEKFMDKDQVFVFLKTKATIVDTTVCDPHYNMAIETIRPFERRHYVFKTPHDVEKYWFDLLCVCLNTPLGVTRGRSHERSGEAEESDVVMGIERCPRFLQSIQGTCTLVDDGVTPGNGQGAGGLDSILFSHLKRNWTWTSHLVKTLAQNTDVKDRQTVRLRNLLSKHPPPKPATQTHVMQTDGMVPAPAVVEEEVRVSRQPASRNEEVRGGRKLKRKRPKKDISKPTRKKKKGARARKQYHAQDETDRRALLHMTKQRVTWTHEEDSLLMLCRVTSHFLNRKLKKPFVPWTVLRDVLHAEFELSCDKTSLSVSRRSRYIMKNPQTTLNYRICLAELYQDKELLAKFMNRTEDYNNPQVCAAEYKEFVSALRSKFSSSYGSNDVIIPDTREELFNKFKVYRIGDDTLERSKDVLNRQEDIHVLVLFNLIQSTLVLTNAQMKNYRPFQTFCLYTQYKEQVLSQAFQTCRRRGLVNRRRPMTLYGIKKCQALPFLPMSYQLSQHYYRFFTWRIPSSIFNEAYDLISTLRERGARDRDNRFSFQKDPEKQRDASRQQERIEVEEVQAEEDTQDMLQILMDAPGGVSACCLTLMTLGLLSVDVTIPQQIVIINSSMFDNDLLKSLSKALEEEEEDEEEKKVKPPQASHTNYLLMRGYYTPALMRSQTHNSNTTDNIIINTCSVHVKLRETPKHTHFTPEAASFSAFSSSTPQCFPVSFTRVYGSTTLDLQMFVDRCVSALGYTPEDIQTVSNIRDAVQEEAEFGIDRQDLCMSFIHLEEPENGRTRALQQYIQDLVDGEQLVEVGALSHRLVCMNAASHWLLDSKEDDDEQTQQVSLKRGPAHEPTHATPPAKKRRATESHFQADPASTSAAVDQTVAKENTADEKEAGLVDPSHGRNGDGDDETAEQEKDSGDGGGESVRFVGRPWRVVDGSLNGPVCKGMLECLLLHIISNPGIREPSILQHYSQVLQPVAILDLLQVLVDLGCVRKRYTVHQHKASLFSRPRMAQVKGQTEVSMRDEAMAFYEPTVDCTLRLARVFPHQPNWNKWVQLCLRV; encoded by the exons ATGACGATGGACCCGCTCGAGGCTCTTCTGGATGAAGTCGCTCTGGAGGGTTTGGACGGCATCAGTCTTCAGACACTCTGGATGAGGCTTCAGACGCGACAGCCTGAATTCGGTTTGAATCTGGATTCGGCCACACAGAACTTCATCTGGAGCTGCTTGAGCCGAACACCTGAGATCCGATTCTGGCTGTTACCCGAACCCCGGAAACACGTCACAGTATACGACCG gttCGTGGAGGTGGACCGGAACACAGGCATTCACGAGATGCGTGAGCCCGAGGCGGAGGATCCGTATCCCATCAGCGTGGTGACCGATGACCCGAGCGGCGTTCAGGGTTCATGTGTGTTCTACAGAGAACGCGTGGACGTCACGGATGAGGTCAGAACGTCTGATCTCAGAACGCTGGTGACGCTGGAACAGGCTCAGAATCA GTGGGCTGAGAAGCTGGTGATGGTGGCGTCACAGGAAGTGCGCTCCAGAGCTCTGATTGGAACGGAGGGAAACTCCGAGCTGAAGCTGAGCGACCCGACCTACTGCATCCTGGAGAGATTGGCTCGAGCGCGCTGGCAGGGTGAACTCCAGCGAGAAATGCACACGCGAATATTCAG AATGGATGCGGGTAAGATGCATTATCTGAGGAGGACGCTGGACAGAAACCATCTGATCACCATACAGTCACACGTGGCTCGTCTGCCGTCTGGAGCTCAACAACAttcgctgctgctgctgctgccacGCTTCCACGTGGACAG gAGGAGTAAATATGACATTCTGATGGAGTCCGTGTCCAACATCCTCTCTGAAGTGCCCAATAAGATGATGATCATGGTGAAACTCAGACAACAGCTG CGTGTCAGCGAGCGCACCTTCAAGCGTGTGTATCAGTACATGTTAGCCGCTAAGATGGTGAGCCTGTTGAGGATTCCTCTGAAGGAGCTGGACCCTGCCGGAGGACCCTTCAAAACCATACGAG GCACGGAGGTGTACGTTCGCTGTCTGAAGCTTCTGAAGGCGTACGGACAGAAGGACGTGGAGGAGGACGAGGACGATGAGAACAACGAGGAAGACGGCGACGGGCCCGTGAGGAGGAACGTTCTGGCGGTGCCTCGCGTCATCGAGCGTGACATGCTCTCTCAAGCCTACGACATCG TGGTGTCGAGCGGCTCCAAAGGGATCTCGCAGTCCGTCCTGAGAGGACAACTCAACATCGGACGACTGGAGGGACGGATGGTCTGCAGATCACTGGAGCGAAACGACATGATCAAA GGCTTCATGGAGGACGTGGGACGTCAGAGGACCACCAAATACATCAGCAAACACTTCGTGGAGGAGAGTAAACTCAACCTGCAGTTCACTAAAGAGCTTCAGCGCAGTCAGGACCTGAGGGGGTCAGATCCACCCGCCCCGGGCGCTTCAGGAGGACACAAACCGCAGACCACAACGCAGCTCAAACAGTCCAAACTCAGCTTTCAAAAGCGTGACACACCCATCAAAA AGAAGTCTCTCCGTTCACCTCAAGCGCGCACAGGCAAATCCTCACAGAAGAGCGAAACTGAACGGCACGGAGATGATGTCCCCACTGACCACACCCCCATCCCGACTGTCAGCCAATCACGCTCTGCTGAGGACACACCTCTGGTGGTGGAGGAGGTGCTGGCGGTCAGTGAG GTGAAGAAGGTGGAAGTTCATGAGACGTACAGACTGCTGAAACGCAAGAACATGATCATTGAAGCTGTGAGATGCAGCAAGATCATCGAGGGCTTCTACTC tCTGCAGAGGTTACTGACGGAGGAAGAGAGGAAGGATGGTGTGAATACTAAAGTGTGTAAGAAGAGTGTGATGAGACTCATCCGCGCGCTCTCTCGAGAGGGTTTACTCAAACTCTACAGGACTATCGTCATACAGGACGGAATACACAAGAAG GTTGAGTTTGTCGTTCATCCGTCTGTGACACCTGATGATCCGCTGGTTAAGAGCGCCATCGATCAAATCCGCATGCGTATGTCCAGTTCTGTCTCTGCAGCCCG TGTTGTGTCACAAGCTGAAAAGAAGAAGTCTAGTCCACAAGCGAGAAAAGAGAATAAAACAGCAGCGTCTTCACGGCCGAGCAACGCGCCCAAGAAAGTGAACGAGAAGATGGGCGTCAAAACCCTGAAATCCTTCAAACCTGTTACTG TGCCTGGACATGGACGCACGATGGGATTTCAGCCCAAGATGCCTCGTTTACGTATTGTTCACGCTTTCCTGTGGTACATGATTTACGGACATCCACTCAGACGCTCCAGCCCGACTGATCCTCCAGCCGACAACCGATCTGACCCAACTAAACCTGCACATGACACTCAGCCCAGCCCGAGTGATGCTCCGCCCGACAACCAGAACAGCCCCACTGACCCTGAAGCTGGCCCTCAGTCCAGTCTGACTAATGCTCCGCCCACTGATGAGCAGATGGAGGTCGAATCGGACAAGCACCAGTTTAAGG TGTATGTGAATGAGAATAACTGGAAGAGGTTTATCCCCCCCATCCCGCTACACAAGGACTTTGGTTATGGATGGGCTCTGGTCTCTGATCTTCTCATATCACTGCCACTCAGTATCTTCATGCAGATCTTTCAAATCAACTACAAG GTTGAAGGTTTAGAGCAGTAATGTTGTGACT TGGAGCAGCATATCTCATCAACATTTCTCACCTGCGAGACGTAAAAGCAACTGCTACACAAGAG AAAGTACATCTTCAGTTTTCATGAGAGTCTTCAGAGGTTGTGTTTTATGGGTCTGCTGCAGTTTGGACCCATTGAGAAGTTCATGGACAAAGATCAG gtgtttgtgtttctgaagACGAAGGCCACGATCGTGGACACGACGGTGTGTGATCCTCATTATAATATGGCCATTGAGACGATTCGTCCGTTTGAGAGGAGACATTATGTGTTTAAGACGCCTCACGATGTGGAGAAGTACTGGTTCgacctgctgtgtgtgtgtctcaacACACCTCTGG gggTAACACGTGGGCGCTCTCATGAGCGTTCGGGTGAGGCCGAGGAGTCTGATGTTGTCATGGGAATAGAACGCTGCCCCAGATTCCTGCAGTCCATACA ggGCACTTGTACTTTAGTGGATGATGGTGTTACCCCCGGCAACGGGCAGGGCGCTGGAGGACTGGACTCCATCTTGTTCAGTCACCTGAAACGCAACTGGACCTGGACGAGCCACCTGGTGAAAACACTCGCACAg AACACTGATGTTAAAGATCGTCAAACCGTCCGGCTGAGAAACCTGCTGTCCAAACACCCCCCGCCCAAACCtgctacacaaacacacg tgaTGCAGACTGATGGGATGGTGCCGGCCCCTGCTGTCGTGGAGGAGGAGGTGCGTGTGAGCCGGCAGCCGGCCAGCAGGAATGAGGAGGTGCGTGGAGGACGAAAACTCAAACGCAAGAGACCCAAGAAAGACATCAGCAAACCCACCCGCAAGAAGAAGAAGG ggGCTCGTGCGAGGAAACAGTATCACGCTCAGGACGAGACGGATCGCAGAGCTTTACTGCACATGACTAAACAAAGAGTCACATGGACACATGAAGAGGACAGTCTACTCATGTTGTGTAGAGTTACCAGCCACTTCCTCAACCGCAag ttgAAGAAGCCGTTTGTTCCGTGGACGGTGCTTCGCGATGTTCTTCATGCTGAGTTTGAGTTATCCTGTGATAAAACATCTCTGTCTGTCAGTCGACGCTCACGATACATCATGAAAAACCCCCAGACTACACTCAACTACAG GATTTGTTTGGCTGAACTGTATCAGGATAAAGAGTTGCTGGCCAAATTCATGAACAGAACCGAAGATTACAACAATCCACAG gtgTGTGCAGCGGAGTATAAAGAGTTTGTGAGTGCGCTGAGGTCAAAGTTCAGCTCCAGTTACGGCTCTAATGATGTCATCATACCAGATACCAGAGAGGAACTCTTCAACAA GTTTAAGGTGTACAGGATTGGAGATGATACACTGGAGCGCTCCAAAGATGTTCtcaacag gcaGGAAGACATTCATGTTCTAgtgttgtttaatttaattcagaGCACTCTGGTTCTGACAAATGCTCAGATGAAGAACTACAGACCCTtccag acATTCTGTCTGTACACGCAGTATAAAGAGCAGGTTTTGTCTCAGGCCTTTCAAACGTGTCGGAGGCGGGGTTTAGTAAACCGGCGACGCCCCATGACCTTATATGGCATAAAGAAGTGCCAAGCCCTCCCCTTCCTGCCCATGTCCTATCAGCTCTCACAGCATTACtacag ATTCTTCACATGGCGAATCCCCAGCAGCATCTTTAATGAAGCGTATGATCTCATCTCCACCTTACGTGAGAGAGGCGCAAGAGACAGAGACAACCGCTTCTCCTTCCAGAAAGATCCTGAGAAACAAAGAGACGCCAGCCGACAGCAGGAGAGGATTGAGGTGGAGGAGGTGCAGGCAGAAGAAGACACTCAGGACATGCTGCAGATCCTCATGGACGCTCCGGGCGGTGTGAGCGCCTGCTGTCTCACTCTCATGACTCTCGGCCTGCTGTCTGTAGACGTCACCATACCACAACAGATTGTCATCATCAACAGCAGCATGTTCGACAACGACCTGCTCAAGAG tCTGAGCAAAGCactggaggaggaggaggaggatgaagagGAGAAGAAGGTCAAACCTCCTCAAGCGTCTCACACCAATTACCTGCTGATGAGAGGATATTACACACCTGCACTCATgcgttcacaaacacacaactccAACACCACCGACAACATCATCATCAACACCTGTAGTGTCCACGTCAAGCTCCGAGAGacccccaaacacacacacttcacaccAGAAG CGGCATCTTTCTCAGCGTTTTCTTCATCCACTCCTCAGTGTTTCCCGGTGTCTTTCACTCGTGTGTACGGCTCAACAACACTAGACCTGCAGATGTTCGTGGACAGGTGTGTGAGTGCGTTAGGATACACACCAGAAGACATCCAGACCGTCAGTAACATCAGAGACGCTGTACAGGAGGAGGCGGAGTTTGGCATTGACAGACAGGACCTCTGTATGAGCTTCATACATCTGGAAGAGCCTGAGAACGGCCGAACGAGAGCACTACAGCAATATATACAG gatCTGGTGGACGGAGAGCAGCTCGTCGAGGTGGGCGCTCTCTCTCACAGGCTGGTGTGTATGAACGCTGCGTCTCATTGGCTGCTGGACAGCAAAGAAGATGATGATGAGCAGACACAACAGGTGTCCCTGAAGAGAGGCCCCGCCCACGAGCCCACCCATGCCACACCCCCAGCCAAGAAGAGGCGGGCCACAGAATCTCATTTCCAGGCAGATCCAGCCTCCACGAGCGCAGCTGTCGATCAAACCGTTGCCAAGGAGAACACGGCAGATGAGAAAGAGGCGGGGCTTGTTGACCCCTCCCACGGCAGAAATGGAG ATGGAGATGATGAAACTGCGGAGCAGGAGAAAGA cAGCGGTGATGGTGGTGGCGAGTCGGTGAGGTTCGTCGGTCGTCCGTGGCGTGTGGTTGACGGCTCATTGAACGGTCCGGTGTGTAAGGGAATGTTGGAGTGTCTTCTTCTTCACATCATAAGTAATCCAGGCATCCGCGAGCCGTCTATACTTCAGCATTACAGTCAAGTGCTGCAGCCCGTCGCCATCCTCGATCTCCTGCAG GTTCTGGTTGATCTGGGCTGCGTACGGAAGCGTTACACCGTTCACCAGCACAAAGCATCTCTCTTCTCCAGACCCAGAATGGcgcaggtcaaaggtcagacgGAGGTCAGCATGAGAGACGAAGCCATGGCGTTTTATGAGCCCACGGTGGACTGCACGCTGAGACTGGCTCGAGTTTTTCCACATCAGCCCAACTGGAACAAATGGGTTCAGCTGTGTCTGCGCGTCTGA